GCCGCCCGGCCGATCATCTGGATCAGGGAGCGATGGGACCGCAGGTACCCCTCCCGATCCGCCTCCAGGATAGCCACCAGGGAGACCTCCGGCAGGTCCAATCCCTCCCGCAGCAGGTTCACCCCCACGAGGACCCCGAACACGCCCTGACGGAGATCCTTGAGGAGCGCCGCCCGCTCGAAGGTGTCCAGCTCCGAGTGGATGTAACGGACCTGGATCCCCAGTTCCGCGAAGTACTCCGCCAGGTCCTCGGCGGAACGCTTCGTCAGGGTGGTGACCAGGGCCCGATCCCCCCGCTCCGCCACCAGACGGAGTTCTTCCAGCAGGTCGTCCACCTGCCCCGTGGCGGGACGCACCTCCACCTGCGGCTCCAGGACCCCTGTAGGGCGGACGAGCTGTTCCACCACCCGAGCGCTGGTCTGGATCTCGTAATCCCCGGGAGTGGCGGAAACGAACAGGGCCTGTCCCATGAAGGACTCGAACTCCTCGAACCGAAGGGGGCGGTTGTCCAGACAGGAGGGAAGACGGAAACCGTGCTCCACCAGGACTTCCTTCCGCGCCCGGTCCCCGTTGTACATGCCCCGAATCTGGGGGATGGTGATGTGGGATTCGTCCAGGAAGAGCAGGTAATCCTGGGGGAAGAAGTCCATGAGGGTACCCGGCGTTTCCCCCACCTCCCGGCCGTCCAGAAACCGGGAGTAGTTTTCGATGCCCGAGCAGTATCCCACCTCCTGGAGCATTTCCATGTCGTATCGGGTCCGGGATTCCAGACGTTGCGCCTCCAGCAGCCGCCCCCGAGACCGCAGGTCCTCCAGGTGGGCCTTCAGCTCCTGTTCGATCTTCTCCATGGCCTGGGCGATGGCATCGGGACTGGTGACATAGTGCTGGGCAGGGAAGACCGCTCCCCGGTCCTTCCGGAGAAGGGTTTTGCCGGAGACGGGGTCGATCTCGTCGATGCGGTCGATCTCGTCGTCCAAGAATGAGACCCGGAGGGCCGTATCGCTGTAGGCGGGATAGATCTCCAGAAGGTCCCCCCGCACCCGGAAGACCCCGGGAGTGAAGGCCACGTCGTTGCGTTCGTAGTAGTTCGCCAGGAGACGCTCCAGGAAGCGTTTGCGGGGCCAGGTCTCCCCCACCTGAAAGCGGAAGATGGCCTCCTCGTAGTTCTTCCTCTTGCCCAGGCCGTAGATGCAGGAGACGCTCGCCACCACCAACACGTCCCGTCGCTCCAGGAGGGCCTTGGTGGTGGACAGGCGAAGCTTCTCGATGCGTTCGTTGATGGAGGCGTCCTTCTCGATGTAGAGGTCCTGGGCGGGCATGTAGGCTTCAGGCTGGTAGTAGTCATAGTAGCTCACGAAGTACTGCACGGCGTTTTCCGGGAAGAACCCCTTGAACTCGCTGTAAAGCTGGGCGGCCAGAGTCTTGTTGTGAGCCATCACGAGGGTGGGACGCTGAAGACGCTGCACCACCTGCGCCATGGTGTAGGTCTTGCCGCTACCCGTGACCCCCAGAAGGGTCTGTCGGCTCAACCCTCCCTCAAAGCCGCGCACCAAGGCCTCGATGGCCTCCGGCTGGTCCCCCGCCGGGTCCCAGTCCGCCACCAGGCGAAAGACCCCTTCCAAGACCACCCCTCCTCGCGGACCACGCACAAGACGCCCGGGAAACCCTCCGGGCGTCTTGTTTCTTTTTCACTACGAACGAAACTCAGGACCGGAAAGCTCAGGCCGGTTCGGGGTCGACGGCCAGCCCGCGCCTGGGGGCCGCGGGGGAGGGCTCTTCGGAGGGCGATGCTCCCGTCTCCGGGAGGTCCTCCTTCTCCGGAGACTCGGCGACTACCTCGTCTCCGTTGCCCAGAACCCGGTCCAGATCTTCTCCCTCCAGGACCTCCTGCTCCAGAAGAAGCTGGGTGATCTCCTCCAGTTTTTCCCGGTGCTCTTCCAGCATGCCCTTCACCCGGGCATAGCACTCGTCCACGATCCTTCGGACCTCCTGGTCGATGGCGTAGGCGATTTCTTCGCTGTAGTTCCGATCCTCCACGATGTCCCGCCCCAGGAAGACCTCGTGCTGCTTCCGGCCCAGGGTGACCGGGCCCAGGCGTTCGCTCATGCCGAACTCCGTCACCATCTGCCGAGCCATCTGGGTGGCCCGTTCCAGGTCGTTTTGCGCCCCGGTGGTCACATCCCCGAAGACCAGGGATTCCGCCACCCGTCCTCCCAGGAGGACGCAGATTCGCTGCATCATTTCCTCCCGGGAGACCAGGAACCGATCCTCCTCCGGGAGCTGCAGGGTGTACCCCAAAGCCTTGTGCCCCCGGGGGATGATGGAGATCTTGTGGACCCGGTCGCTTCCCGGGGTCAGCTTGGCAATCAGCGCATGACCGGACTCATGGTAGGCGATGATCTCCCGTTCCTTCTTGCTGATGACCCGGGACTTTCTCTCCGGACCCGCGATGACCCGGTCGATGGCCTCCTCAAACTCAGGCATTCCCAGAAGCTCCTTGCCCCTCCTGCCGGCAAGGAGGGCCGCTTCGTTCACCAGGTTCGCCAAATCCGCCCCCACGAAACCGGGGGTCCTTCGGGCAATGACGTCCAGGTTCACCTGCTCGTCAAGCTTCTTGTCCTTGATGTGGACCTTGAGGATCCCCAACCGACCGTTCACGTCCGGCCTATCCACAACGATGTGGCGATCGAAGCGTCCGGGGCGAAGAAGCGCCGGGTCCAGGATGTCCGGCCGGTTGGTGGCGGCGATGAGGATGATCCCGGAACCAGCCTCGAAGCCGTCCATCTCCACCAGCAACTGGTTCAGGGTCTGTTCCCTTTCGTCGTGTCCTCCCCCCAGCCCCGCGCCCCGATGGCGCCCCACCGCGTCAATCTCGTCGATGAAGACGATGCAGGGCTGGTAGCGCCGGGCCTGCTCGAAGAGATCCCGCACCCGCGCGGCGCCGACCCCCACGAACATCTCCACGAAGTCGGAACCGCTGATGCTGAAGAAGGGGACATCCGCCTCCCCGGCCACCGCCCGAGAGAGCAGGGTCTTCCCCGTTCCCGGGGCTCCCAGGAGGAGAACCCCTCTGGGGACCTTGGCACCCAGCCTGGCAAAACGCCCGGGGTCCTTGAGGAAACCCACCACTTCCTGAAGTTCTTCCTTCGCCTCGTCGCATCCCGCCACATCGCCGAAGTTCACCTTCGGCCGATTATCCAAAAACAGCTTCGCCTTGCTCTTGGCGAAGTTCATCACCTTGCTGCCTCCACCCTGCATGTTGTAGAGGATGAAGATCCAGGCGCCGATGAGAAGCAGCGTGGGGAACAGAGAGGACATCAGGTTGGCCCACCAGGGGGTCTTCTGGGGAGGGACCACTTCCACCTGTACGCCCTTCTCCACCAGGCGCGGGGCCAACTCCCCCGTGCCCACCGCGTAGGAGCGGAACTCCTTGCCGTCCTTGAGAACTCCGCGGAGCGTGTTGTCTTCGATGGAAACCCGGTTCACCCGTCCAGCCTCGACGGCCTTGATGAAATCGCTGTACGGCAGCGATTCCGCCTGATTGCTACTGGGGTTCGGGGTCAGAAACACATTTACCAGGCTCACCACAAGCACGATCGGCACCAGGTAGAGCCCTAGGTTCTTGGCTAACTTGCCCAAAGCGTCTCAGCGCCTCGCTTTCTTCGATTGGTTGGTCGCACCAGGCAGCCCCCGAAGACCGACGTCCCGGGGCAGCCATACATCACGAGCGGGAAACCACCGTATGG
The sequence above is drawn from the Aminomonas paucivorans DSM 12260 genome and encodes:
- the uvrB gene encoding excinuclease ABC subunit UvrB; the encoded protein is MEGVFRLVADWDPAGDQPEAIEALVRGFEGGLSRQTLLGVTGSGKTYTMAQVVQRLQRPTLVMAHNKTLAAQLYSEFKGFFPENAVQYFVSYYDYYQPEAYMPAQDLYIEKDASINERIEKLRLSTTKALLERRDVLVVASVSCIYGLGKRKNYEEAIFRFQVGETWPRKRFLERLLANYYERNDVAFTPGVFRVRGDLLEIYPAYSDTALRVSFLDDEIDRIDEIDPVSGKTLLRKDRGAVFPAQHYVTSPDAIAQAMEKIEQELKAHLEDLRSRGRLLEAQRLESRTRYDMEMLQEVGYCSGIENYSRFLDGREVGETPGTLMDFFPQDYLLFLDESHITIPQIRGMYNGDRARKEVLVEHGFRLPSCLDNRPLRFEEFESFMGQALFVSATPGDYEIQTSARVVEQLVRPTGVLEPQVEVRPATGQVDDLLEELRLVAERGDRALVTTLTKRSAEDLAEYFAELGIQVRYIHSELDTFERAALLKDLRQGVFGVLVGVNLLREGLDLPEVSLVAILEADREGYLRSHRSLIQMIGRAARNEAGKVILYGDRVTDSMRLAVEETQRRRRVQETFNRERGIVPTTVRKEIKSLLPQELLEDQEERTPQRKGSVDRKELERMMWAAVERLDFEEAAALRDQITNVEGHHGVGEHSDTRRKAAQSKKRRRRPS
- the ftsH gene encoding ATP-dependent zinc metalloprotease FtsH, producing the protein MGKLAKNLGLYLVPIVLVVSLVNVFLTPNPSSNQAESLPYSDFIKAVEAGRVNRVSIEDNTLRGVLKDGKEFRSYAVGTGELAPRLVEKGVQVEVVPPQKTPWWANLMSSLFPTLLLIGAWIFILYNMQGGGSKVMNFAKSKAKLFLDNRPKVNFGDVAGCDEAKEELQEVVGFLKDPGRFARLGAKVPRGVLLLGAPGTGKTLLSRAVAGEADVPFFSISGSDFVEMFVGVGAARVRDLFEQARRYQPCIVFIDEIDAVGRHRGAGLGGGHDEREQTLNQLLVEMDGFEAGSGIILIAATNRPDILDPALLRPGRFDRHIVVDRPDVNGRLGILKVHIKDKKLDEQVNLDVIARRTPGFVGADLANLVNEAALLAGRRGKELLGMPEFEEAIDRVIAGPERKSRVISKKEREIIAYHESGHALIAKLTPGSDRVHKISIIPRGHKALGYTLQLPEEDRFLVSREEMMQRICVLLGGRVAESLVFGDVTTGAQNDLERATQMARQMVTEFGMSERLGPVTLGRKQHEVFLGRDIVEDRNYSEEIAYAIDQEVRRIVDECYARVKGMLEEHREKLEEITQLLLEQEVLEGEDLDRVLGNGDEVVAESPEKEDLPETGASPSEEPSPAAPRRGLAVDPEPA